A DNA window from Mesorhizobium sp. C432A contains the following coding sequences:
- a CDS encoding SufE family protein, producing MATTIQTIRDDFSLLDEWEDRYRYVIELGEALPPFPDAERNAANKVPGCVSQVWLTTSRAPGADPVITFTGDSDAHIVRGLVAIMLALFSGRTASQILETDAEATLRSLGLDEHLSPQRANGLRSMVKRIKRDAEMALKQTA from the coding sequence ATGGCCACGACGATCCAGACGATCCGCGACGACTTCTCCCTGCTCGACGAGTGGGAAGACCGCTATCGCTATGTCATCGAGCTCGGCGAAGCGCTGCCGCCATTTCCCGACGCCGAACGCAACGCCGCCAACAAGGTGCCGGGCTGCGTCAGCCAGGTCTGGCTGACCACGAGCCGAGCGCCGGGCGCCGATCCGGTCATCACCTTCACAGGCGATTCAGACGCTCATATCGTGCGCGGTCTGGTCGCCATCATGCTGGCGCTGTTTTCGGGACGGACTGCCAGCCAGATCCTTGAAACGGACGCCGAGGCGACGCTGAGGTCGCTTGGCCTCGACGAACATCTGTCGCCGCAGCGGGCCAATGGCCTGCGCTCGATGGTCAAGCGCATCAAGCGCGACGCCGAGATGGCTCTCAAGCAGACTGCTTGA
- a CDS encoding MucR family transcriptional regulator, whose protein sequence is MDIVETPSRNSDALIELTADVVAAYVSNNPVPVGELPNLIADVHAALGRVGGASEQPPADKQKPAVNPKRSVHDDYIVCLEDGKKFKSLKRHLMTHYGLTPDEYREKWNLDASYPMVAPNYAAARSQLAKKMGLGRKRKGGNTGSNGQDQRRPLRRRFCF, encoded by the coding sequence ATGGATATCGTCGAAACACCTTCCAGAAATAGCGATGCGCTGATCGAGCTGACCGCCGATGTGGTGGCAGCCTATGTCAGCAACAATCCCGTGCCGGTCGGCGAATTGCCGAACCTTATCGCTGATGTCCATGCCGCTCTCGGGCGCGTGGGCGGAGCAAGCGAACAGCCTCCGGCCGACAAGCAGAAGCCTGCGGTAAACCCGAAGCGCTCTGTTCATGACGATTACATCGTCTGCCTTGAAGATGGCAAGAAGTTCAAGTCGCTGAAGCGCCACCTGATGACCCATTACGGTCTGACGCCCGATGAATACCGCGAGAAGTGGAATCTCGACGCCAGCTATCCGATGGTTGCCCCCAACTATGCCGCTGCCCGTTCGCAGCTGGCCAAGAAGATGGGCCTCGGCCGCAAGCGCAAGGGCGGTAACACCGGCTCCAATGGACAAGATCAACGGCGCCCCTTACGGCGCCGTTTTTGTTTCTAG